From Marmota flaviventris isolate mMarFla1 chromosome X, mMarFla1.hap1, whole genome shotgun sequence, the proteins below share one genomic window:
- the S100g gene encoding protein S100-G yields MSCKKSPEELKSIFEKYAAKEGDPDQLSKDELKLLIQTEFPTLLKGSSTIDNLFKELDKNGDGEVSFEEFQVLVKKISQ; encoded by the exons ATGAGTTGTAAAAAGTCTCCCGAAGAACTAAAgagcatttttgaaaaatatgcagCCAAAGAAGGTGATCCGGACCAACTGTCGAAGGATGAACTGAAGCTATTGATTCAGACTGAATTCCCTACTCTGCTCAAA GGTTCAAGCACTATCGACAACCTCTTTAAAGAGCTAGACAAGAATGGAGATGGAGAAGTTAGTTTCGAAGAATTCCAAGTGTTAGTAAAAAAGATATCCCAATGA